The Caballeronia sp. M1242 nucleotide sequence CGGTACGGCTCGACTTGCACCGGCACGCGCAGCAGCGCGGAGGCCATGCCTTCGAGCACGTCGGCCGGCCGCGTCTGCATGTTCAGCAGGCCCGCGAAGTGCAGCTTCGCGTGGTCGGAGATGGCGTCGCGCCCCTGCGTCGCCGGATCGGCGTGGCCGATCAGCGCGCCCGCATAGAACGCGAAGCGATCCTGCGCCGGACGATCGAGCCCGTTGACCGGACGGCCTTGCGCCCACGCGCGATAGAACAGCAGCAGGAAGCGATGCAGCAGCATATCGAGCAGCCGCGCGAAGGCCGTGTCGCCATGATGCAGCGCGCGCTCGCGGGCGAAATCGGTCAGATGCAGCGGCAGCGGCCCGTTGGGGCCGAGCAAGCCGAAGAAGCGCTGCGCGAGGCGCGGCGCATGTCCGTCGCCATCGCGTGACAGCCCGGCGAGCGGCGCGGGCGCGAACGCGAGCGAGACGTCCTGCGCGAGCCGCAACGGTTCGTCCGCGGGACGCGCGCCTGTGCCGAGGCGCGGCAGGTCCGGAGTGAGCGCCTCGACGTGCCGCATTAGCCGGTAGAAGTCGTGTCGATGCGGCTCGGCGGCGACGGCGTCGAACAGTTCCAGAAGCGCGCGCGTGTGCGCGGGCGCTTCGGAGGGCGTGGGCCGCACCGCGGCTAGAGGATCGCTCGCGTGCCGCATCGCGCGGGCAGGCTCAGGATTTCGCCGCGCGCGCCCGTGCGCAACGTCGTCTGAACGAACGAATTGATCGACACGTAACGCGCGAAAAAGCGGTCCAGCACGCAGCCGAAGAGCCACGCGCTGCCGCCCTGAAACGCGAGGTCGTCGACGAGAACGTCGATCGCGAGGCCGCGCCCGAAAGCGATCGGGCCGGGCATCGGCAGGCGGCGCACCACAGGCTTCGCATCGACCGCGACGACGCCCGCCACCTGATTTCGGCCGGTGTGGTCGGCGGGCGCGACGTGCAGCATCAGCAGCGCGCGCAGCGCCGCCGCCGCTTCGCGCGGACCGTTGCAGAGCGACAGATAGTGCAGCGACAACTGGTCGATCAGACGCCACGTCCGCCCGGCATCGAGCGGCGCCGGCGCGGGCCGCGACGGGCCGCTCACGCAGGTCACGGCTGCGACCGGCGCGGCGATGTCGAGCGAGAAGTCGCTGCCTGGACCGCTTCGCGACATCATCAGCGGCAGATCGCGGTTGGTGCAAAGCGTGGCGAACGACAGTTGCCGCAGCGAGCCGCCATACGGCGCAGCGCGCGGATCGACGATCGACACATATGTTTCGCTGCCGACATAGTCCGTGCGCGCGCCGCTTTTTTGCCGCGCGGCCGGCACGAGGCGCGGCTCGCGCTCGGTGGTGAAGTACGCGGCGTCCGCGGGGCGGTCGGCGAGATAGTCCGCGTAGAGCGGATGGAAGGTCTGCTCGCTGTCGTCGTGCGCGCCGTAGCCGGACACGCCCGTGACCGAATGCACCTCGAAATCGAGCGGATGCGTGCGGTCGGGCACCACGTGAAACCGCGCGCTGGAATCGGTGACGAGCGCGCGATCCGCGTGTCGCGCGAAGAGATTGATGGCGGGCACGCAATCGAGCAGCACGTTTTCCTTCGTGACGATGCGTTCGAGCGTGGCATCGCCCGCGCCGAACAGCAACGTGAGTTCGATCTCGCGCGCGGTGAAGCGGGGCAGCACGGTCGCGAGGCCTTCGATGCGCGCGAAGCGCAGGCGCTGCGGCAGCGCGAAGTATTCGTGCAGCAGTCGGTAACCCTGAAACGCATTCGGCGTGACCGGCAAGAGCGCTTCGTCGTCGGCGAATCCGGCGGGCGCGACCGCCTCGCCCGGCAGCACCGCGAGCGTGCGCGTCGGCCGTTCCGGCGTCGACACGACGATTGCCAACGTGTGCCCCAGCACGAGCTCGTGGAGCCGGAATGCGATGTCGTCGCCGCCTGCGAAGTAGAGGCAAAGCGTATCGAGACGCAGCGCGTCGAACGACAAGCCTTCCGGCGTCGCGAGCCGGATGCGCAGCGCGCCCTTCACCTGCGTCGCGAGCGTGCGCGTCGCGGGCACGGTGGCGAGCGGCAGATCGGGCGTCTGGGCGAGATAGCGGGCGTCGGTCACCTCGACCGGCCAGAGCGTGAGCGCGGCGCCGGTGCGGAACTCGCATGGCGTCGTCTGCGCGGGCCCGCGCAACGAAAAGAGCGCAGTGTGACGCGGCACCGTGAAGCCATCGCCGAGATTGGGATTCGCGAGATCGGGCGAGAGACGCGCGATCAGCATCGAGGGCGTGGGGCACGCGGCCTGCGGCAGCACGACATGCGTGAGCTGCTGAGTGAAGCGCGGAAACTCTTCTTCGAGCTTCAGCTGAACGCGCGCGGCAAGAAACGCCGTGCCTTCGAGCAGCCGCTCGACATACGGATCGGCCACGTCGATGCCGTTCATGCCAAGACGCGCCGCGATCTTCGGGAACTGCTCGGCGAACTCCGCGCCCATCTCGCGCAGATGCGCGAGCTCGGTGTTGTAGTGACGCAAGAGGCGCGGGTCCATTTTTTTTCCGTATGCGATGTCAGTGCGGCAGTTCCATCACCGTGATGCCGCCTTCCTCCAGATCGATCTGCGTGCGCAGCGCGAATTCGAGCGGCACCGGCTGCGCCCACAACAGGCCGCGGATCACGAGCGCGATCTGGTTGTGCATGTCGAGCACGGAGCGGTCGAGGACCGGCTCGATTTCCAGCGTCGACGGATCGATGCGCGGCTCAAAACGCTCGATCGCCGTGCGGATCGCCTGTTCGAGCACGACGGTATCG carries:
- the tssG gene encoding type VI secretion system baseplate subunit TssG; translated protein: MRHASDPLAAVRPTPSEAPAHTRALLELFDAVAAEPHRHDFYRLMRHVEALTPDLPRLGTGARPADEPLRLAQDVSLAFAPAPLAGLSRDGDGHAPRLAQRFFGLLGPNGPLPLHLTDFARERALHHGDTAFARLLDMLLHRFLLLFYRAWAQGRPVNGLDRPAQDRFAFYAGALIGHADPATQGRDAISDHAKLHFAGLLNMQTRPADVLEGMASALLRVPVQVEPYRGHWMTLPRDERTALRSRAGRSASLGQGAVLGAHVWDRQHAFRLVLGPLTLAQYEAFLPGGGALPTLVALVRRHLNGELAWDAQLVLAAKEVPTARPGRHGRLGYSAWLGTAERTSDRADLALDADALCKNAA
- the tssF gene encoding type VI secretion system baseplate subunit TssF — protein: MDPRLLRHYNTELAHLREMGAEFAEQFPKIAARLGMNGIDVADPYVERLLEGTAFLAARVQLKLEEEFPRFTQQLTHVVLPQAACPTPSMLIARLSPDLANPNLGDGFTVPRHTALFSLRGPAQTTPCEFRTGAALTLWPVEVTDARYLAQTPDLPLATVPATRTLATQVKGALRIRLATPEGLSFDALRLDTLCLYFAGGDDIAFRLHELVLGHTLAIVVSTPERPTRTLAVLPGEAVAPAGFADDEALLPVTPNAFQGYRLLHEYFALPQRLRFARIEGLATVLPRFTAREIELTLLFGAGDATLERIVTKENVLLDCVPAINLFARHADRALVTDSSARFHVVPDRTHPLDFEVHSVTGVSGYGAHDDSEQTFHPLYADYLADRPADAAYFTTEREPRLVPAARQKSGARTDYVGSETYVSIVDPRAAPYGGSLRQLSFATLCTNRDLPLMMSRSGPGSDFSLDIAAPVAAVTCVSGPSRPAPAPLDAGRTWRLIDQLSLHYLSLCNGPREAAAALRALLMLHVAPADHTGRNQVAGVVAVDAKPVVRRLPMPGPIAFGRGLAIDVLVDDLAFQGGSAWLFGCVLDRFFARYVSINSFVQTTLRTGARGEILSLPARCGTRAIL